CATCATGAAATTCACTTATCACAAATTCTGGTATACCTATTTTTTCAACAATAATTTCTCCAGTATACTTTTCTGAATTGTAATTCAAAAATCCACTTTTGTACAGCTCAAAGGTTATGGTTTTATTACTATCAATACAATTTCCCATTACATCCCCAGTATCACTATTTAATCCTGAAGGTACATCTATAGATACTGTAAATTGTGAATTTTCATTTATAGTTGATATAACAGTATCATATATCCCCTCTACATTTCTGTTTATACCAGTACCTAAAAGTGCATCTATAATAACGTCTGAATAAACCAAATATACTTCTAAATGCTCTATATCTTTTAAATCTTGAATGAAAATTATATTAACTTCCATATTTTTTAAAATAGAATAATTTGCTCTGCAGCTATCAGTCATTTTTTCTACATTTCCTACAAAGAAAACTTGTACATTTTTTTTCAATGAAATTAGATGTCTTGCTACAGCAAATCCATCTCCACCATTATTTCCAGTTCCACAAATCACAGTGAAATAACTATTATCTTTTAAATCTATATTCTTTATTACTTTTAAAGCCGCATTTTCCATCAAAACCAGTTCTGAAATTCCCAATTCATTTATACAATAATTATCAATTTTTTTTATAATATTACTTGATACAAATTTCAATTAAATCACCTCTAATATAGCATACGCTATTGCATTTTCTTTACTATGAGATATGCTTAAATGTATTTTATAATCACCAAATTTATTTGCTATTTGTTTTGCCTTTCCCTTTAAAATTACTACTGGTTTTCCTTTAACATTTCTATCTATCTCTATATCACGAATACTAAACTGCATAAATCCAGTTCCCAAGGCTTTTGAGACAGCTTCTTTAGCCGCAAATCTTCCAGCTGCATATTCCGGTCTCAAATTTCTGCTTTTTAAATATTCAATTTCATTTTGAGTATACACCTTTTTCAAAAACAATGAATTTTTTTCTATAGCATCTCTTATCCTATTTATTTCCACTATATCTATGCCCACACCTAATATCATATAACAGTCTCCTTTAAAAGCATAAGTAGAAAAGGGCGAAACACTTTTTCCTATTTGATATTTGTTCTTTGAACTTTATACTTTGCCTTTTAGTTCGTCTTTTCCCACTTATGCGAATACACTTTATTATTTAATATGACTTTATTATAATATATAAGGTAAACTATTATCAATGAATGTCACTTATTTGAAGTCTATACTAACGCTTATTTAAATCAATCATATAATAACTATCTATTATAATATATTAATTTTAATATAGTTACTCTCATCATATGTATTCAACCTAAAATATATATTTATGCTTTAAAAATATTTAACTATAAGTTGAATATATGTAATATGAAATTATTATAAAAATAAAAGAGAGGTTCACCTCTCTATCCAATAGAAATTTCTTTAAGTACATTATCGAAATCAATAATATATTCATCAACATAGTCACCTAGAATTTCAATGGCATTTATTGGAGAAACTTCATTATCATATAATAACTTAGTTAATTGCTGTACTTTATGTCTATGAGGACTTATATTATATACAGAATCCCTCTCTAAATTAATAGTTTTCCCATTTAGTATGTCTTTTCTTTCAATTTCAATTCCATAAGATTGTACATCATTATTTACACCATAATTGTAAATCTCTATATTTGATTTTGTTATCCTATACTCATATTTATGTTCAATTTCATCATTTGTTATTGATTTAGTAAAAACATCAACTATATTCATTATCAAATTCCCCCCACTACTTAATAAAAATATACTAACACTATTAATCAGAGAAAAGTGTCAATTTGTGATATAATAAAATAATTATTTATCTCTTTGAAATGACACTATTATTATAAATATTTCTTTAAATCAATATATCTATACTAATTAAGTTTTTTATGTTATCATAAATAATGATTTTTTTGTCGATTATTATATATTATCATCATATATTTTTCTTAAGTAATCTAATAATATATCTTCTTCAATACCAATATAATTACATATATCTTCCAATATCAATATAGAAATAACTATTGTTGAAATATTTTTTCTTGAATAATTTTCAAGTCCATACCTAAATTTATATTCATTTAAAATACTCTTGTTACACTTTATATCCATATATATTTCATTTAATACTTTATAGATTATTTTATATGAAATAACCATAAAATCTCTTTTAGTTTTAGTTTTACTTTTTCCATTAATTACATCCCATACTATTTTATTGAGCTTTATATCTTTATAATATTTTTCCATCTGAATATTATAATAATTTGCTATATATTTTCCTACGATCTTTGAATCAATAATAGCAATCTCTCCTCTTGTATTAAACATTACAAAAAGCTCTAAATCCCTTTTACTTCTATTTATTTCATTTAATACTTTTCTCATCTTATTATTAAAATAAGTAGTATATTTTGCATCAAAAATAATATATTCCAATTCTCTTGAAGCCACCAGGGAAACAAAATCATCAAAAGTTCTAAATAATTTTCCAAGATAGTCTTTATTGTTCATAGCTATGTAAATCATCCTTTCTAAACATTAATTGTAATTCACCTTAGAATTAATAATATATTTCCCTTTTAAAAATTTTTTACTCAATAAATCAAAATAAATAAAACACTATCAAATTTTTATACT
This genomic window from Clostridium pasteurianum DSM 525 = ATCC 6013 contains:
- the acpS gene encoding holo-ACP synthase, giving the protein MILGVGIDIVEINRIRDAIEKNSLFLKKVYTQNEIEYLKSRNLRPEYAAGRFAAKEAVSKALGTGFMQFSIRDIEIDRNVKGKPVVILKGKAKQIANKFGDYKIHLSISHSKENAIAYAILEVI
- a CDS encoding DUF6514 family protein, with product MNIVDVFTKSITNDEIEHKYEYRITKSNIEIYNYGVNNDVQSYGIEIERKDILNGKTINLERDSVYNISPHRHKVQQLTKLLYDNEVSPINAIEILGDYVDEYIIDFDNVLKEISIG